The Quercus robur chromosome 7, dhQueRobu3.1, whole genome shotgun sequence genome has a segment encoding these proteins:
- the LOC126691712 gene encoding serine/arginine-rich splicing factor RS2Z32 isoform X2 — translation MPRYDDRYGSKTRLYVGRLSSRTRSRDLERLFNKYGRVRDVDMKRDFAFVEFSDPRDADDAQYKLNGRDIDGSRIIVEFAKGGPRGSREYLGRGPPPGAGRCFNCGIDGHWARDCKAGDWKNKCYRCGERGHIEKNCKNSPKKLSRARSDSLSPDRSRSPRRGRSRSRSYSRGRSYSPSRSPARRNRSLEREDRRSRSPRNRSPEPRRSPPPSKGRKRNLTPDYGSPQERHTPSPKNSRLAADQDGSDYSDSPRRKSGGGPVSPERESPIRSYRSPSEANGRSRSASPRDDRSPVDEDDDNRRSPRGSETP, via the exons ATGCCTCGTTATGATGATCGATATGGTAGCAAAACGCGGCTGTATGTCGGTCGCTTGTCTTCTCGGACACGTTCACGTGATCTGGAACGCCTTTTCAACAAATATGGACG AGTACGAGATGTGGATATGAAGCGGGACTTTGCCTTTGTT GAATTTAGTGATCCCCGAGATGCTGATGATGCTCAATATAAACTAAATGGACGGGATATTGACGGAAGCCGTATTATTGTAGAGTTTGCAAAAGGG GGGCCACGTGGTTCCCGTGAATATTTGGGCAGAGGTCCTCCTCCTGGAGCTGGGCGGTGCTTTAATTGCGGCATTGATGGGCATTGGGCCCGTGATTGCAAAGCTGGAGATTGGAAAAACAAGTGTTATCGTTGTGGAGAAAGAGGTCATATAGAGAAGAACTGCAAGAACAGTCCCAAGAAGCTAAG cCGTGCAAGAAGTGATTCACTATCACCAGATAGATCTCGCTCTCCTCGTCGTGGCAGGAGCCGTAGCCGAAGTTACAGTCGAGGTCGCAGCTACAG CCCGTCAAGATCCCCAGCAAGGAGAAATAGAAGCCTTGAGCGTGAAGATAGGAGATCACGGAGTCCTCGCAACAGGAGCCCTGAGCCAAGGAGAAGTCCACCTCCCTCCAAGGGGAGGAAGCGCAACCTTACACCTGATTATGGCAGTCCCCAGGAGAGACATACCCCATCTCCCAAAAACAGCAGATTGGCTGCTGATCAAGATGGGTCTGATTACAGTGACAGCCCTAGGAGGAAGAGTGGAGGAGGTCCTGTTAGCCCTGAAAGAGAGAGTCCTATTAGGAGTTATCGAAGTCCTTCTGAAGCTAATGGTCGCAGCCGCAGTGCTAGCCCTAGAGATGATAGGAGCCCtgttgatgaagatgatgacAACCGCAGGTCTCCACGAGGCAGCGAGACACCGTGA
- the LOC126691710 gene encoding calcium-transporting ATPase 1, endoplasmic reticulum-type-like produces MGRGGGGGQENGAREIVSPRRANRQVFPAWAKDVAECEKHFGVNKKIGLRSHDVEKRILTYGYNDLEKHESQSIWALVLDQFNDTLVRILLVAAVISFILAWYDGEKGAEKEITAFVEPLVIFLILIVNAIVGVWQENNAERALEALKEIQSEHAAVIRDGKRIANLPAKELVPGDIVELKVGDKVPADMRVLQLISSTLRIEQGSLTGESAAVNKTTKAVPEDSDIQGKRCMVFAGTTVVNGNCVCLVTQTGMETEIGKVHEQIQEASLCEEDTPLKKKLNEFGETLTKIIGVTCAVVWIINVKYFLTWDYNENGWPKNFKFSFEKCTYYFEIAVALAVAAIPEGLPAVITACLALGTRKMAQKNALVRKLPSVETLGCTTVICSDKTGTLTTNQMAVSKLVAMGSSVDSLRSFKVDGTTYNPFDGKIHDWPTDFDANLQMIAKISALCNDADIAQAEYKYMAHGIPTEAALKVLVEKMGHPEGSKFDEAPMTPKSPKSPKNDVLRCCQLWNENEPRIASLEFDRDRKSMGVIVNSRAGKKSLLVKGAVENVLERSTRIQLLDGSVLPLDQNTRKLIVDALQEMSTGALRCLGFAYKEELGEFETYDGEDHPAHALLLDPSNYPSIESDLIFVGLAGLRDPPREEVFQAIKDCRAAGIRVMVITGDNKNTAEAVCQEIGVFGPNEDISSKSLTGKQFMELKDQKGHLRQNCGLLFSRAEPGHKQEIVRLLKEDGEVVAMTGDGVNDAPALKLADIGIAMGISGTEVAKESSDMVLSDDNFSTIVSAVGEGRSIYNNMKAFIRYMISSNIGEVASIFLTAALGVPEGLLPVQLLWVNLVTDGPPATALGFNPPDKDVMKKPPRRSDDSLISAWTLFRYLVIGLYVGVATVGIFIIWYTCGSFLGIDLSGDGHTLVTYSQLTNWGQCSTWTNFTASPFTAGNQLVSFDDPCDYFKAGKVKAMTLSLSVLVSIEMFNSLNALSEDGSLLTMPPWVNPWLLLAMSVSFGLHFLILYVPFLSHVFGIVPLNLNEWLLVFIVAFPVILIDEVLKFIGRCKNGSQASTRKTAKKPKSE; encoded by the exons ATGGggagaggaggaggaggaggacaAGAGAACGGTGCTCGAGAAATCGTTAGTCCTCGACGTGCCAATCGACAAGTGTTCCCAGCGTGGGCTAAAGATGTTGCAGAATGTGAAAAACACTTCGGtgtgaacaaaaaaattggtcTTCGATCCCATGATGTAGAGAAGAGGATCTTAACTTATGGCTACAACGACTTGGAGAAGCATGAGTCCCAGTCGATTTGGGCTTTGGTGCTCGACCAGTTCAACGACACTTTGGTTCGAATCCTACTTGTTGCGGCGGTGATTTCCTTTATTCTTGCCTGGTATGATGGCGAGAAGGGAGCTGAGAAGGAAATCACTGCCTTCGTGGAGCCGTTGGTGATTTTCTTGATCCTTATTGTGAACGCGATTGTTGGAGTTTGGCAGGAAAACAATGCGGAAAGGGCACTCGAAGCGCTTAAGGAGATTCAATCCGAGCACGCCGCTGTTATTCGAGATGGCAAGAGGATTGCTAATCTTCCTGCCAAGGAGCTCGTGCCTGGTGATATTGTCGAGCTCAAGGTTGGTGATAAAGTCCCTGCAGATATGCGTGTATTGCAATTGATTAGCTCGACTTTGAGGATCGAACAGGGGTCTCTAACTGGAGAGAGTGCGGCTGTGAATAAGACCACTAAAGCTGTCCCAGAAGACTCTGACATTCAAGGAAAAAGGTGTATGGTTTTTGCTGGAACCACAGTTGTGAATGGGAATTGCGTTTGCTTGGTTACTCAGACTGGAATGGAAACAGAGATTGGGAAAGTGCACGAGCAAATTCAAGAGGCTTCGCTATGCGAAGAAGACACACCTTTGAAAAAGAAACTCAATGAGTTTGGTGAAACTCTGACAAAAATAATTGGAGTTACGTGTGCGGTTGTGTGGATTATAAATGTGAAGTACTTTCTCACTTGGGATTACAATGAAAATGGGTGGCCTAAGAATTTCAAGTTTTCATTCGAGAAGTGTACTTATTACTTCGAGATTGCCGTGGCATTGGCTGTGGCTGCTATCCCCGAAGGATTACCGGCTGTTATTACAGCGTGTTTGGCACTAGGGACGAGAAAGATGGCTCAGAAGAATGCCCTTGTGAGGAAGCTGCCAAGTGTTGAAACTCTTGGATGTACCACTGTGATTTGTTCTGATAAAACTGGTACATTGACTACTAATCAGATGGCAGTGTCGAAGCTTGTGGCTATGGGGAGCAGTGTTGATAGCTTGCGATCGTTTAAGGTTGATGGCACTACATACAATCCATTTGATGGTAAAATACATGATTGGCCAACTGATTTTGATGCTAATCTTCAAATGATTGCTAAAATCTCTGCTCTATGCAATGATGCTGACATTGCTCAAGCAGAGTATAAGTACATGGCCCATGGCATTCCTACTGAGGCAGCTCTGAAG GTTTTGGTTGAGAAGATGGGCCATCCTGAAGGATCTAAATTTGATGAAGCACCGATGACACCAAAATCTCCTAAATCACCAAAGAATGATGTGCTAC GTTGCTGCCAGCTGTGGAATGAAAATGAACCTCGGATTGCATCTCTTGAGTTTGACCGTGATAGGAAGTCCATGGGTGTTATTGTGAATTCACGTGCAGGGAAGAAGTCATTGCTAGTGAAG GGTGCTGTAGAAAATGTATTAGAGAGGAGCACTAGGATTCAGTTGCTTGATGGTTCTGTTTTACCATTGGATCAGAATACAAGGAAACTCATTGTAGATGCCCTTCAGGAGATGTCTACTGGTGCATTACGCTGTCTTGGTTTTGCATACAAGGAAGAGCTTGGTGAGTTTGAAACCTACGATGGTGAAGATCACCCAGCCCATGCACTTTTACTTGATCCATCTAATTATCCATCAATTGAGAGTGACCTCATTTTTGTTGGTTTGGCCGGACTGAGG GACCCTCCTAGGGAAGAGGTTTTCCAAGCAATTAAGGACTGCAGAGCAGCTGGGATTCGTGTTATGGTTATTACGGGAGATAATAAGAATACAGCTGAAGCTGTATGTCAAGAAATTGGTGTATTTGGACCTAATGAAGACATAAGTTCAAAAAGTTTAACAGGAAAACAGTTCATGGAACTGAAAGATCAGAAGGGCCATCTAAGACAAAACTGTGGTCTCCTATTTTCTAGGGCTGAACCAGGGCACAAACAAGAGATTGTGAGGTTGCTGAAAGAGGATGGAGAGGTGGTTGCCATGACAGGTGATGGGGTGAATGATGCACCTGCCTTGAAACTCGCTGATATTGGGATTGCAATGGGCATTTCTGGAACAGAg GTTGCGAAAGAATCTTCAGACATGGTGTTGTCAGATGATAATTTCAGTACAATTGTCTCTGCTGTTGGTGAAGGCAGATCTATCTACAACAACATGAAGGCTTTTATCAG GTACATGATTTCCTCCAACATTGGTGAGGTTGCCTCTATATTTCTAACAGCAGCTTTAGGTGTTCCAGAAGGCCTGCTACCTGTTCAACTTCTGTGGGTCAATCTTGTTACAGATGGGCCACCTGCAACTGCTCTGGGATTTAATCCTCCAGATAAGGATGTAATGAAGAAACCTCCTCGTAGAAGCGATGACTCTCTAATCAGTGCCTGGACTTTATTCCGTTATCTG GTCATTGGGCTGTATGTTGGGGTGGCAACAGTTGGTATATTTATCATTTGGTATACTTGTGGTTCCTTCCTGGGCATTGACCTTAGTGGAGATGGTCACACCTTAGTCACATATTCACAACTTACCAACTGGGGGCAGTGTTCAACCTGGACAAATTTTACTGCTTCACCCTTCACAGCAGGCAATCAACTTGTTTCTTTCGATGACCCCTGCGATTATTTCAAAGCTGGGAAAGTGAAAGCCATGACACTCTCACTCTCTGTGTTGGTTTCCATTGAAATGTTCAACTCCCTCAATGCCCTTTCCGAGGATGGAAGCCTGTTAACAATGCCCCCATGGGTCAACCCTTGGCTCCTTTTGGCCATGTCTGTCTCATTTGGCCTGCACTTCTTGATCCTCTATGTCCCATTCCTGTCACACGTATTTGGCATCGTGCCCCTCAACTTGAATGAATGGCTCTTGGTTTTCATAGTTGCATTCCCTGTGATTCTGATTGATGAGGTTCTGAAGTTCATAGGGAGATGTAAAAATGGGTCTCAAGCATCGACTAGAAAGACGGCAAAAAAACCCAAGTCAGAATGA
- the LOC126691712 gene encoding serine/arginine-rich splicing factor RS2Z32 isoform X1 produces the protein MPRYDDRYGSKTRLYVGRLSSRTRSRDLERLFNKYGRVRDVDMKRDFAFVEFSDPRDADDAQYKLNGRDIDGSRIIVEFAKGGPRGSREYLGRGPPPGAGRCFNCGIDGHWARDCKAGDWKNKCYRCGERGHIEKNCKNSPKKLSSRARSDSLSPDRSRSPRRGRSRSRSYSRGRSYSPSRSPARRNRSLEREDRRSRSPRNRSPEPRRSPPPSKGRKRNLTPDYGSPQERHTPSPKNSRLAADQDGSDYSDSPRRKSGGGPVSPERESPIRSYRSPSEANGRSRSASPRDDRSPVDEDDDNRRSPRGSETP, from the exons ATGCCTCGTTATGATGATCGATATGGTAGCAAAACGCGGCTGTATGTCGGTCGCTTGTCTTCTCGGACACGTTCACGTGATCTGGAACGCCTTTTCAACAAATATGGACG AGTACGAGATGTGGATATGAAGCGGGACTTTGCCTTTGTT GAATTTAGTGATCCCCGAGATGCTGATGATGCTCAATATAAACTAAATGGACGGGATATTGACGGAAGCCGTATTATTGTAGAGTTTGCAAAAGGG GGGCCACGTGGTTCCCGTGAATATTTGGGCAGAGGTCCTCCTCCTGGAGCTGGGCGGTGCTTTAATTGCGGCATTGATGGGCATTGGGCCCGTGATTGCAAAGCTGGAGATTGGAAAAACAAGTGTTATCGTTGTGGAGAAAGAGGTCATATAGAGAAGAACTGCAAGAACAGTCCCAAGAAGCTAAG cagcCGTGCAAGAAGTGATTCACTATCACCAGATAGATCTCGCTCTCCTCGTCGTGGCAGGAGCCGTAGCCGAAGTTACAGTCGAGGTCGCAGCTACAG CCCGTCAAGATCCCCAGCAAGGAGAAATAGAAGCCTTGAGCGTGAAGATAGGAGATCACGGAGTCCTCGCAACAGGAGCCCTGAGCCAAGGAGAAGTCCACCTCCCTCCAAGGGGAGGAAGCGCAACCTTACACCTGATTATGGCAGTCCCCAGGAGAGACATACCCCATCTCCCAAAAACAGCAGATTGGCTGCTGATCAAGATGGGTCTGATTACAGTGACAGCCCTAGGAGGAAGAGTGGAGGAGGTCCTGTTAGCCCTGAAAGAGAGAGTCCTATTAGGAGTTATCGAAGTCCTTCTGAAGCTAATGGTCGCAGCCGCAGTGCTAGCCCTAGAGATGATAGGAGCCCtgttgatgaagatgatgacAACCGCAGGTCTCCACGAGGCAGCGAGACACCGTGA
- the LOC126691712 gene encoding serine/arginine-rich splicing factor RS2Z33 isoform X3: MKRDFAFVEFSDPRDADDAQYKLNGRDIDGSRIIVEFAKGGPRGSREYLGRGPPPGAGRCFNCGIDGHWARDCKAGDWKNKCYRCGERGHIEKNCKNSPKKLSSRARSDSLSPDRSRSPRRGRSRSRSYSRGRSYSPSRSPARRNRSLEREDRRSRSPRNRSPEPRRSPPPSKGRKRNLTPDYGSPQERHTPSPKNSRLAADQDGSDYSDSPRRKSGGGPVSPERESPIRSYRSPSEANGRSRSASPRDDRSPVDEDDDNRRSPRGSETP, encoded by the exons ATGAAGCGGGACTTTGCCTTTGTT GAATTTAGTGATCCCCGAGATGCTGATGATGCTCAATATAAACTAAATGGACGGGATATTGACGGAAGCCGTATTATTGTAGAGTTTGCAAAAGGG GGGCCACGTGGTTCCCGTGAATATTTGGGCAGAGGTCCTCCTCCTGGAGCTGGGCGGTGCTTTAATTGCGGCATTGATGGGCATTGGGCCCGTGATTGCAAAGCTGGAGATTGGAAAAACAAGTGTTATCGTTGTGGAGAAAGAGGTCATATAGAGAAGAACTGCAAGAACAGTCCCAAGAAGCTAAG cagcCGTGCAAGAAGTGATTCACTATCACCAGATAGATCTCGCTCTCCTCGTCGTGGCAGGAGCCGTAGCCGAAGTTACAGTCGAGGTCGCAGCTACAG CCCGTCAAGATCCCCAGCAAGGAGAAATAGAAGCCTTGAGCGTGAAGATAGGAGATCACGGAGTCCTCGCAACAGGAGCCCTGAGCCAAGGAGAAGTCCACCTCCCTCCAAGGGGAGGAAGCGCAACCTTACACCTGATTATGGCAGTCCCCAGGAGAGACATACCCCATCTCCCAAAAACAGCAGATTGGCTGCTGATCAAGATGGGTCTGATTACAGTGACAGCCCTAGGAGGAAGAGTGGAGGAGGTCCTGTTAGCCCTGAAAGAGAGAGTCCTATTAGGAGTTATCGAAGTCCTTCTGAAGCTAATGGTCGCAGCCGCAGTGCTAGCCCTAGAGATGATAGGAGCCCtgttgatgaagatgatgacAACCGCAGGTCTCCACGAGGCAGCGAGACACCGTGA
- the LOC126691714 gene encoding uncharacterized protein LOC126691714 has product MSNKKNTSQAFSRVKLELFVGNPSCTLFSINKPEMPHAMALPTCSTVCSVARANMKAKGKQSPSSVGFGSRRKEPLWRCVEGCGACCKLDKGPSFPTPEEIFTDPRDIELYRSLMGPDGWCINFDKGTRTCSIYNDRPYFCRVEPEVFQSLFGIKKKKFNKEACSFCRDTIKEIYGSQSKELDNFNHSIKSSGFS; this is encoded by the exons AtgagtaataaaaaaaacacatcacaAGCTTTTTCACGGGTTAAACTCGAGTTGTTCGTAGGAAACCCCTCCTGTACTCTTTTCTCCATCAACAAGCCCGAAATGCCTCACGCGATGGCACTGCCCACTTGCAGCACTGTATGCTCAGTGGCACGAGCGAACATGAAAGCCAAGGGAAAGCAAAGCCCGAGCAGTGTTGGCTTCGGCAGCCGGAGGAAAGAGCCATTGTGGCGGTGCGTGGAGGGCTGTGGGGCCTGCTGCAAGCTCGACAAGGGTCCTTCCTTTCCCACCCCTGAGGAAATCTTCACTGACCCTCGTGACATTGAg CTTTACAGAAGCTTAATGGGTCCAGATGGATGGTGTATAAACTTTGATAAAGGAACTCGTACCTGCTCCATTTATAATG ATCGTCCATATTTTTGTCGTGTGGAGCCAGAGGTATTCCAATCATTGTTTggaattaaaaagaagaaatttaacAAAGAGGCGTGCAG TTTTTGTAGAGATACCATCAAAGAAATTTATGGTTCCCAATCAAAGGAGTTGGATAATTTCAACCATTCAATAAAGAGCTCCGGTTTTAGTTAG
- the LOC126691711 gene encoding ABC transporter G family member 20-like: MSSAVTTTAPKIADDELSFFNQTQTMELKPLSCKRHLSPTLGELLKRVEDAQSDTSGPNTPRPHRVLDVSYACSSVSSSYPFVLSFKNLTYSVKVRQKMSFSSCFSRNDKSLNNLEAVESSKIRVNTKVLLNDISGEAREGEIMAVLGASGSGKSTLIDALADRISKESLKGSVTLNGEVLESSLSKVISAYVMQDDLLFPMLSVEETLMFSAEFRLPRSLSKSKKRARVQALIDQLGLRNAAKTVIGDEGHRGVSGGERRRVSIGIDIIHDPILLFLDEPTSGLDSTSAFMVVKVLQRIAQSGSIVIMSIHQPSSRILSLLDRLIFLSHGQTVFSGSPTSLPHFFAEFGHPIPENENRTEFALDLIRELEEDPEGTKNLVEFSKSWQSKKNQGNNDFHNGPKLSLKDAISASISRGKLVSGAPNNTTGLTSSVPTFANPCWIEMMVVAKRSLTNSSRMPELFGIRLGAVLLTGIILATMFWRLDNSPRGAQERLGFFAFAMSTTFYTCAEAIPVFLQERYIFMRETAYNAYRRSSYVLAHSIISIPSLIFLSFTFAAITFWAVGLAGGLSGFFFFLLTIFASFWAGSSFVTFLSGVVAHVMLGYTVVVAILAYFLLFSGFFITRDRIPVYWLWFHYLSLVKYPYEGVLQNEFDDPVKCFVRGVQMFDNTPLRLVPDSVKVNLLKSISNTLGMNITSTTCVTTGSDILKQQGITDISKWNCLWITLAWGFFFRILFYFSLLLGSKNKRR; this comes from the coding sequence ATGTCATCGGCAGTAACAACAACAGCACCAAAAATAGCCGATGACGAGCTCTCTTTCTTCAACCAAACCCAAACAATGGAGCTCAAGCCACTCTCGTGTAAACGACACCTCTCCCCCACGCTCGGCGAGCTCTTGAAGCGAGTCGAGGATGCACAGTCAGACACTTCTGGCCCCAACACACCACGCCCTCATCGAGTCCTCGATGTCTCATACGCATGTAGCTCCGTATCTTCATCTTACCCTTTTGTTCTTTCATTCAAAAACCTCACCTACAGTGTCAAGGTTCGCCAGAAGATGTCGTTTTCCTCATGCTTCTCTCGAAACGACAAGTCGTTAAATAATTTGGAAGCGGTGGAGAGTAGTAAGATCAGGGTTAACACCAAGGTTTTACTGAATGATATCTCTGGGGAAGCCAGAGAGGGAGAGATCATGGCTGTTCTTGGCGCTAGTGGGTCTGGGAAATCAACGCTCATCGATGCTCTTGCTGATCGAATTTCAAAAGAAAGCCTCAAAGGGTCTGTGACTTTGAATGGTGAAGTGTTGGAGTCGAGTCTTTCGAAAGTGATCTCTGCGTATGTTATGCAAGATGACCTTTTGTTTCCTATGTTATCTGTGGAAGAAACGCTCATGTTCTCAGCCGAGTTTAGGCTCCCTCGATCACTCTCGAAGTCAAAGAAGAGAGCCAGAGTTCAGGCGCTAATCGACCAATTAGGCCTTCGAAATGCAGCCAAGACTGTGATTGGTGATGAAGGCCATAGAGGCGTTTCCGGTGGTGAGCGTAGGCGTGTTTCGATTGGAATCGATATCATTCATGACCCAATACTCCTTTTTCTCGACGAGCCCACTTCTGGGCTCGACTCGACTAGTGCGTTCATGGTAGTGAAAGTGTTGCAGCGAATTGCTCAGAGTGGAAGCATTGTCATCATGTCGATACATCAACCCAGTTCCAGAATTCTCAGCTTATTAGACCGCTTGATCTTCCTCTCACACGGACAAACCGTGTTCAGCGGCTCTCCAACGAGCTTACCTCACTTCTTCGCCGAGTTTGGACACCCAATACCAGAGAACGAGAATCGAACTGAGTTCGCCCTCGATCTGATTCGAGAGCTCGAAGAAGATCCGGAAGGAACCAAGAACTTAGTCGAATTCAGCAAGTCATGgcaatcaaagaagaaccaaggaaaCAACGACTTCCACAACGGTCCAAAGCTGTCCCTCAAAGACGCTATAAGCGCAAGCATTTCGAGAGGAAAATTAGTCTCTGGTGCACCAAACAATACCACCGGTCTCACATCTTCGGTCCCAACTTTTGCCAACCCATGCTGGATTGAAATGATGGTCGTAGCCAAACGGTCCCTTACAAACTCGAGCAGAATGCCTGAACTTTTCGGAATCAGACTCGGTGCAGTGCTCCTTACTGGGATTATCTTAGCCACCATGTTCTGGCGGCTCGATAATTCACCAAGAGGAGCACAAGAGCGTTTAGGGTTCTTCGCTTTCGCTATGTCCACAACCTTTTATACTTGTGCTGAAGCCATCCCTGTGTTCCTTCAAGAGCGTTACATTTTCATGAGAGAAACAGCTTACAATGCTTATCGTCGATCTTCCTACGTTCTTGCTCACTCTATCATTTCAATCCCTTCTTTGATCTTCCTCTCTTTCACCTTCGCAGCCATTACTTTCTGGGCAGTTGGCCTAGCTGGTGGACTCTCAGGgttcttctttttcctcctcACAATCTTCGCATCGTTTTGGGCTGGAAGTTCGTTCGTAACGTTTCTGTCAGGGGTAGTAGCTCATGTCATGTTGGGTTACACAGTTGTGGTTGCTATCTTAGCTTACTTTTTATTGTTCAGTGGGTTTTTCATTACCAGGGATCGAATCCCAGTCTACTGGCTTTGGTTCCATTATCTTTCTCTGGTGAAGTACCCCTATGAAGGTGTTTTGCAAAACGAGTTCGATGACCCAGTGAAGTGCTTTGTCAGAGGAGTCCAAATGTTCGATAACACGCCACTTAGGTTAGTGCCAGACTCGGTTAAGGTGAACCTGTTGAAGAGCATTAGCAATACATTGGGCATGAACATCACGAGCACAACTTGTGTGACCACGGGTTCTGATATACTAAAGCAACAGGGAATCACAGATATAAGCAAGTGGAACTGTTTGTGGATCACTTTGGCTTGGGGTTTTTTCTTTaggattttgttttatttttctttgttgcttGGGAGCAAGAACAAGAGGAGGTAA